In Halorussus limi, a genomic segment contains:
- a CDS encoding transcription initiation factor IIB, with protein sequence MTETRTRTHTDERTTDEQETEREENHCPECGGNLVADEERGETVCGECGLVVDEDQIDPGPEWRAFDSKEKDQKSRVGAPTTNTMHDKGLSTNIGWQDKDAYGNSLGSRQREKMQRLRKWNERFRTRDSKERNLKQALGEIDRMASALGLPDNVRETASVIYRRALDEDLLPGRSIEGVATSALYAAARQAGTPRSLDEISGVSRVEKDEIARTYRYVVRELNLEIQPADPKSYVPRFVSDLGVSDEVERRARDLLDTATEKGIHSGKSPVGLAAAAVYAAALLSNEKVTQSEVSDVSDISEVTIRNRYHELLEAKEDAIAP encoded by the coding sequence ATGACTGAAACACGCACCCGAACCCACACCGACGAGCGAACCACCGACGAGCAAGAGACCGAGCGCGAGGAGAACCACTGCCCCGAGTGCGGCGGGAACCTCGTCGCCGACGAAGAGCGCGGCGAGACGGTCTGCGGGGAGTGCGGTCTAGTCGTCGACGAGGACCAGATCGACCCCGGACCCGAGTGGCGCGCGTTCGACTCCAAGGAGAAAGACCAGAAGTCCCGCGTCGGCGCGCCGACGACGAACACGATGCACGACAAGGGTCTCTCGACCAACATCGGCTGGCAGGACAAGGACGCCTACGGCAACTCGCTCGGGTCCCGTCAACGCGAGAAGATGCAGCGGCTTCGCAAGTGGAACGAGCGGTTCCGCACCCGCGACAGCAAGGAGCGCAACCTCAAGCAGGCGCTCGGCGAAATCGACCGCATGGCCTCCGCGCTCGGCCTCCCGGACAACGTGCGCGAGACCGCCTCGGTCATCTACCGTCGTGCGCTCGACGAGGACCTCCTTCCGGGCCGCTCCATCGAGGGCGTCGCCACCTCCGCGCTCTACGCCGCCGCCCGGCAGGCGGGCACGCCCCGGAGTCTGGACGAAATCAGCGGCGTCTCCCGCGTGGAGAAGGACGAAATCGCTCGGACCTACCGCTACGTGGTACGGGAACTCAACCTCGAAATCCAACCCGCCGACCCCAAGAGCTACGTCCCGCGGTTCGTCTCGGACCTCGGCGTGAGTGACGAAGTCGAGCGCCGCGCCCGCGACCTGCTCGACACCGCGACCGAGAAGGGCATCCACAGCGGCAAGTCGCCGGTCGGACTCGCCGCCGCCGCCGTCTACGCCGCCGCCCTCCTCAGCAACGAGAAGGTGACCCAGAGCGAGGTCAGCGACGTTTCGGACATCAGCGAAGTCACGATTCGTAACCGCTACCACGAACTGCTCGAAGCGAAGGAAGACGCCATCGCGCCCTAA
- a CDS encoding asparagine synthase C-terminal domain-containing protein has translation MRGASAERVAEAVAARESLFDSRGFAGRLPDDRLVRDSLGRQPIFAEGDGDAEWSFAPGDLADPEPLPAGHVCDPASGDSEQIFSLPDPPTASDAREAVLDLEGALREALASVAPDDLAVAFSGGVDSAVVASAFDAPLYVVGFPESHDVAAARRAARLMGREDALRVVELSPSDAERAVPEVARATGRTNAMDVQIALPLYLAAERAARDGYDRLAVGQGADELFGGYAKVARAPEDPRVEAETVRGAAREAVGTLPDQLERDVLALRAAGVEPVAPLLDDRVVRTALSLPGDLLVDSRGERKKAFRLAAREFVPDGVAFREKKAVQYGSLVAREVDRLARQAGFKRRMDDHVSKYVASRVGE, from the coding sequence ATGCGCGGCGCGTCGGCCGAGCGCGTCGCGGAGGCGGTCGCAGCGCGGGAGTCGCTGTTCGACTCGCGGGGGTTCGCGGGTCGGCTTCCCGACGATCGCCTCGTCCGCGACTCGCTCGGACGCCAGCCGATTTTCGCGGAGGGTGACGGGGACGCCGAGTGGTCGTTCGCTCCGGGCGACCTCGCCGACCCCGAACCGCTTCCCGCGGGACACGTCTGCGACCCCGCGAGCGGTGATTCCGAGCAGATTTTCTCGCTCCCCGACCCGCCGACTGCGTCCGACGCCCGCGAAGCAGTCCTCGACCTCGAAGGCGCGCTCCGGGAGGCGCTGGCGTCCGTCGCGCCCGACGACCTCGCGGTCGCATTCTCGGGCGGCGTCGACTCGGCGGTGGTGGCCAGCGCCTTCGACGCGCCGCTGTACGTCGTCGGCTTCCCGGAGAGCCACGACGTCGCGGCGGCCCGGCGCGCGGCCCGCCTGATGGGCCGAGAGGACGCCCTGCGCGTGGTGGAACTGTCCCCGTCGGACGCCGAGCGCGCGGTGCCCGAGGTGGCCCGCGCGACCGGTCGGACGAACGCGATGGACGTGCAAATCGCGCTTCCGCTGTACCTCGCGGCGGAGCGGGCCGCTCGCGACGGCTACGACCGACTCGCGGTCGGGCAGGGCGCGGACGAACTGTTCGGCGGGTACGCGAAGGTGGCGCGAGCGCCCGAGGACCCCCGCGTCGAGGCCGAGACGGTCCGCGGTGCCGCCCGCGAGGCCGTCGGGACGCTCCCGGACCAACTCGAACGGGACGTGCTGGCGCTGCGCGCGGCGGGCGTCGAACCGGTCGCGCCGCTACTGGACGACAGAGTGGTCCGGACCGCGCTCTCGCTTCCGGGCGACCTGCTGGTCGATTCCCGGGGCGAGCGCAAGAAGGCGTTCCGACTGGCCGCCCGCGAGTTCGTGCCCGACGGGGTGGCGTTCCGCGAGAAGAAGGCGGTCCAGTACGGCAGTCTGGTCGCCCGCGAGGTGGACCGACTGGCCCGGCAGGCCGGGTTCAAGCGCCGCATGGACGACCACGTCTCGAAGTACGTCGCGTCACGGGTCGGGGAGTAG
- a CDS encoding asparagine synthase-related protein: MPGISFVQGQTTGKGAEEASLRTVCFREDYERTVHAADGTSFLGSTGYAEYPVKTVETADAIYLLEGHLYDVNDEERHLRSIGSKLLDERLEEVRAWLSDRDGDFLLLAYERDTGALSVVNDAFARLPVYHATVGENVVLSRELKFVRSLARHYGDSLEPDVTAFAQTLLFGYQLGTRTLFDSVEPVPPGSYVRIDGDVRVESLYRHDFEGTPRGDRSVRENARELASRFETACANRDTGDLPNVVSLSGGLDSRAVAGGYEAIGADYATATFEKPNEANTADVRLAESIADALDAEWERYAVERTEGHRTDLLEMKQGLNFLAMSFLLDFLEQIEARHGKFTYVTGDGGDKALPDLTPPREFDSRRDLAEFVVDAHSIFDPEEVTTLTGVSRERLVQSVEVRLESYPERTYDAKYVHFLVRERGINWLNHGEDRNRYYCWSVSPFYSLPFFEYAMNVPADQKRRSRLQAAFLEELDPALCDIENANYDAPVSSLRHKAKTLALDLVSRYPSLRDTVASLLRDGASDGLTDVLATEVRRAGETPFDDAALGTVVRNGEEYAGRELYNLLTLVATADYEPERPLRTDPTAVIADGSGYDDE; this comes from the coding sequence ATGCCCGGAATTTCATTCGTTCAGGGCCAGACGACTGGGAAGGGAGCGGAGGAGGCGTCGCTCCGCACTGTCTGCTTCCGCGAGGACTACGAGCGAACAGTCCACGCAGCAGACGGTACCTCGTTTCTCGGGTCGACTGGTTACGCTGAATACCCCGTGAAGACAGTCGAGACCGCTGACGCGATTTACCTCCTCGAAGGACACCTCTACGACGTGAACGACGAGGAGCGCCATCTCCGGTCCATCGGCTCGAAACTCCTCGACGAGCGTCTCGAAGAAGTCCGGGCGTGGCTCTCCGACCGCGACGGAGACTTCCTGCTTCTGGCCTACGAGAGAGACACCGGGGCGCTCTCGGTAGTGAACGACGCCTTCGCTCGACTGCCGGTCTACCACGCGACCGTCGGCGAGAACGTCGTCCTCTCCCGCGAACTCAAGTTCGTCCGCAGTCTCGCCCGCCACTACGGCGACTCGCTCGAACCGGACGTGACGGCGTTCGCCCAGACGCTCCTCTTCGGGTATCAACTCGGGACTCGGACCCTGTTCGACTCGGTCGAACCCGTCCCGCCGGGGTCCTACGTTCGCATCGACGGCGACGTTCGCGTCGAGAGCCTCTATCGACACGACTTCGAGGGGACGCCCCGAGGCGACCGGAGCGTTCGGGAGAACGCCCGCGAGTTAGCGTCCCGGTTCGAGACGGCCTGCGCGAACCGAGACACGGGCGACCTTCCGAACGTCGTCTCGCTAAGCGGCGGCCTCGACTCGCGGGCCGTCGCGGGTGGGTACGAGGCTATCGGAGCCGATTACGCCACCGCGACCTTCGAGAAGCCGAACGAGGCGAACACCGCAGACGTCCGACTCGCCGAGAGCATCGCCGACGCGCTCGACGCCGAGTGGGAGCGCTACGCCGTCGAACGCACCGAAGGCCATCGGACCGACCTGCTGGAGATGAAGCAGGGACTGAACTTCCTCGCGATGTCGTTCCTGCTGGACTTCCTCGAACAAATCGAAGCCCGTCACGGCAAGTTCACCTACGTCACGGGCGACGGCGGCGACAAGGCGCTTCCGGACCTGACTCCGCCGCGGGAGTTCGACTCTCGGCGTGACCTCGCCGAGTTCGTCGTGGACGCTCACAGCATCTTCGACCCCGAGGAGGTCACGACCCTCACGGGCGTCTCTCGCGAGCGACTCGTCCAATCGGTCGAAGTCCGGTTGGAGTCGTATCCGGAACGGACCTACGACGCCAAGTACGTCCACTTCCTCGTCCGAGAGCGGGGAATCAACTGGCTCAACCACGGCGAGGACCGGAATCGCTACTACTGCTGGAGCGTCTCGCCGTTCTACTCGCTCCCGTTCTTCGAGTACGCGATGAACGTACCCGCCGACCAGAAGCGCCGTAGCAGATTGCAGGCGGCCTTCCTCGAGGAGTTGGACCCGGCGCTGTGCGACATCGAGAACGCCAACTACGACGCGCCGGTCAGTTCCCTCAGGCACAAAGCGAAGACGCTCGCGCTCGACCTGGTCAGTCGGTATCCGAGTCTGCGAGACACCGTGGCCTCCTTGCTGAGGGACGGCGCGAGCGACGGACTCACCGACGTACTGGCGACCGAGGTCCGGCGGGCCGGTGAGACGCCGTTCGACGACGCCGCGCTCGGCACCGTCGTTCGGAACGGCGAGGAGTACGCCGGTCGGGAACTCTACAACCTACTGACGCTGGTGGCGACTGCCGACTACGAACCCGAGCGACCGCTCCGGACCGACCCGACCGCGGTCATCGCCGACGGGTCGGGGTACGACGACGAGTAA
- a CDS encoding NUDIX hydrolase yields the protein METTRHFTATTYVVNDGAVALHHHDRLDMWLSPGGHVDRDELPREAARREVREETGLDVDLLEPETDVSVEAGRELPPAEHVMLFDIDVYPDGEVGHQHIDFVYFAEAANRDVDPEGDDEADADEWVWFTPEDLRSRDDLTTEVVQIGSEAIEKVESRSE from the coding sequence ATGGAAACCACCCGCCACTTCACCGCGACGACCTACGTCGTCAACGACGGCGCGGTCGCCCTGCACCACCACGACCGACTCGACATGTGGCTCTCGCCCGGCGGCCACGTGGACCGCGACGAACTCCCCCGAGAGGCCGCCCGCCGCGAGGTCCGCGAGGAGACCGGCCTCGACGTGGACCTGCTCGAACCCGAGACCGACGTCTCGGTCGAGGCGGGCCGGGAACTCCCGCCCGCCGAACACGTCATGCTGTTCGACATCGACGTGTATCCGGACGGCGAGGTCGGCCACCAGCACATCGACTTCGTCTACTTCGCCGAGGCCGCAAACCGGGACGTCGACCCCGAGGGAGACGACGAGGCCGACGCCGACGAGTGGGTCTGGTTCACGCCCGAGGACCTGCGCAGTCGCGACGACCTCACGACCGAAGTGGTCCAAATCGGCTCGGAAGCCATCGAAAAAGTCGAATCGCGGTCCGAGTAG
- a CDS encoding APC family permease, with the protein MGSETPPPPGGTNIEGRAPESEPTVETDEATITEDAELERTLGLSGGLAIGIGTMIGAGIFVFPGLAAGRAGPAAAASFAIGAVVALLVALPASELATAMPKSGGGYYFISRGLGALPGAVVGLSLWFGLVFATAFYLVGFGFYAVDTLAELGVAVGEGLVVPLALLFGAGFTVLNVTGTENAAKLQNGVVALLLSILAVFLLYGSLDALGVVGQPSAPETFAPFGSIPVLTTAALVFTSYLGFAQVATVAGEMKRPGRNLPLAMIGSVLVVGVMYVVTVFVATSAFGSDRLAALGETAMVEVGREFLGSAGALAIVFGGLLATMSSANASVLSTSRAIYAVSKDALLPQWASRINLKYGTPHVALGMAGGPILVLVTTGQVEILAEVASFLHLIMYGLICVALVALRRDEPEWYDPDFRVPGYPFVPALGALTSFALIGFMQPASQIIGIAIMLVSAGWYFYYARDVTLKGAL; encoded by the coding sequence ATGGGGAGCGAGACGCCGCCACCGCCGGGAGGGACCAACATCGAGGGACGGGCCCCCGAGAGCGAACCCACGGTCGAAACCGACGAGGCGACCATCACCGAGGACGCCGAACTGGAGCGGACGCTCGGACTCTCGGGCGGCCTCGCCATCGGAATCGGGACGATGATCGGTGCGGGAATCTTCGTCTTCCCGGGACTCGCGGCGGGACGGGCCGGCCCCGCCGCCGCGGCGTCGTTCGCCATCGGGGCAGTCGTCGCGCTGCTGGTCGCGCTTCCGGCCTCCGAACTCGCCACCGCGATGCCCAAGAGCGGCGGGGGCTACTACTTCATCTCCCGCGGACTCGGGGCGCTTCCCGGCGCGGTCGTCGGCCTCTCGCTGTGGTTCGGACTGGTGTTCGCCACGGCCTTCTACCTCGTGGGCTTCGGCTTCTACGCCGTGGACACGCTGGCGGAACTCGGCGTGGCGGTCGGGGAGGGACTCGTGGTTCCGCTCGCGCTGCTGTTCGGCGCGGGGTTCACGGTGCTGAACGTCACCGGAACGGAGAACGCCGCGAAGCTCCAGAACGGAGTCGTCGCGCTGCTGCTGTCGATTCTCGCCGTCTTCCTGCTCTACGGTAGCCTCGACGCGCTCGGCGTCGTCGGCCAACCGAGCGCGCCCGAGACGTTCGCGCCGTTCGGCTCGATTCCCGTTTTGACGACGGCGGCGCTGGTGTTCACGTCGTATCTCGGGTTCGCGCAGGTGGCGACCGTCGCCGGGGAGATGAAGCGGCCCGGCCGGAACCTCCCGCTGGCGATGATCGGATCGGTACTCGTCGTCGGCGTGATGTACGTCGTCACCGTCTTCGTCGCCACGAGCGCGTTCGGCAGCGACCGTCTCGCGGCGCTCGGCGAGACGGCGATGGTCGAGGTCGGCCGGGAGTTCCTCGGGTCGGCCGGGGCGCTCGCCATCGTGTTCGGGGGACTGCTGGCCACGATGTCGAGCGCCAACGCGTCGGTTCTCAGTACCTCGCGGGCCATCTACGCCGTTTCGAAGGACGCCCTGCTCCCCCAATGGGCGAGTCGCATCAACCTCAAGTACGGCACGCCCCACGTCGCGCTGGGGATGGCCGGCGGTCCGATACTCGTGCTGGTGACGACGGGACAGGTCGAGATTCTGGCGGAGGTCGCGTCGTTCCTGCACCTGATAATGTACGGCCTCATCTGCGTCGCGCTCGTCGCGCTCCGTCGAGACGAACCGGAGTGGTACGACCCGGACTTCCGGGTGCCGGGCTATCCGTTCGTGCCCGCGCTCGGCGCGCTCACGAGCTTCGCGCTCATCGGGTTCATGCAGCCTGCGTCCCAGATCATCGGCATCGCCATCATGCTGGTGAGCGCCGGGTGGTACTTCTATTACGCTCGGGACGTCACACTGAAGGGGGCTCTCTGA
- a CDS encoding DUF7522 family protein — MDDPSELTRTLRTEVGDALRMVAVYEETEFDHLYLRDDLDSQYSRVDLEALRREIIVLGLGREKVDEVTASGSLRRIVYETEDVFAVQTPTDTHTGVFVSFDSSKRTRLFDVIDVIRDRVEVP, encoded by the coding sequence ATGGACGACCCATCGGAACTCACGCGGACTCTCCGAACGGAGGTCGGCGACGCGCTCCGAATGGTCGCAGTCTACGAGGAGACGGAGTTCGACCACCTGTATCTCCGCGACGACCTCGACTCGCAGTACTCCCGAGTCGACCTCGAAGCGCTCCGGCGGGAGATAATCGTCCTCGGTCTGGGGAGAGAGAAGGTGGACGAGGTGACCGCTTCGGGGTCGCTCCGGCGCATCGTCTACGAGACCGAGGACGTGTTCGCGGTTCAGACGCCGACCGACACCCACACCGGAGTGTTCGTCTCGTTCGACTCGTCGAAGCGAACCCGCCTGTTCGACGTTATCGACGTGATCCGAGACCGAGTAGAGGTTCCGTGA
- the gatA gene encoding Asp-tRNA(Asn)/Glu-tRNA(Gln) amidotransferase subunit GatA encodes MSADHNIFVTEETVEGAADGPLADSTVAVKDNISTEGVRTTCGSEMLDDYVPPYDATVVEKLTEAGATIVGKANMDEFGMGSTTETSAFGPAENPAAPGRVPGGSSGGSAAAVAAGEADLALGSDTGGSIRNPAAFCGVVGIKPTYGLVSRYGLVAYANSLEQIGPLAPTVEEAAALLDVISGPDERDATTRDEGADSDYASAATGDVDGTTVGVPTELVEGADEGVRGRFEAALDDLESQGATVEEVSLPSVEHAVEAYYVIAMSEASSNLARFDGVRYGHSGGFDGNWNEAFSKAREEAFGEEVKRRILLGTYALSAGYHDKYYKQAQDARAWVKQDFDEAFESVDVLASPTMPTPPFEVGESLDDPLQMYLADANTVPANLADLPAISVPAGEVDGGPVGVQFVGPAFGEEEIIRVGSAVEQ; translated from the coding sequence ATGAGCGCAGACCACAACATCTTCGTCACCGAGGAGACCGTCGAGGGCGCGGCCGACGGCCCTCTCGCCGACAGCACCGTGGCGGTCAAAGACAACATCAGCACCGAGGGCGTCCGGACGACCTGCGGGTCCGAGATGCTCGACGACTACGTGCCGCCCTACGACGCCACCGTGGTCGAGAAACTGACCGAGGCGGGCGCGACCATCGTCGGCAAGGCCAACATGGACGAGTTCGGCATGGGTTCGACCACCGAGACCTCGGCGTTCGGCCCCGCCGAGAACCCCGCGGCGCCCGGTCGCGTCCCCGGCGGGTCGTCTGGCGGGAGCGCGGCCGCTGTCGCGGCGGGCGAGGCCGACCTCGCGCTGGGGAGCGACACGGGCGGGTCCATCCGGAATCCGGCGGCGTTCTGCGGCGTCGTCGGCATCAAGCCCACCTACGGCCTCGTCTCGCGCTACGGCCTCGTCGCCTACGCCAACAGCCTCGAACAGATCGGCCCGCTCGCTCCCACCGTCGAGGAGGCCGCGGCCCTGCTCGACGTCATCAGCGGCCCGGACGAGCGCGACGCCACGACCCGCGACGAGGGTGCCGACTCGGACTACGCCAGCGCCGCGACGGGCGACGTCGACGGGACCACCGTCGGCGTTCCGACCGAACTCGTGGAGGGCGCCGACGAGGGCGTCCGCGGGCGCTTCGAGGCCGCGCTCGACGACCTCGAATCGCAGGGCGCGACCGTCGAGGAGGTCTCGCTCCCCTCGGTCGAACACGCGGTGGAGGCCTACTACGTCATCGCGATGTCGGAAGCGTCCTCGAACCTCGCGCGATTCGACGGCGTGCGCTACGGTCACTCGGGCGGGTTCGACGGGAACTGGAACGAGGCCTTCTCGAAGGCCCGCGAGGAGGCCTTCGGCGAGGAGGTCAAACGCCGCATCCTGCTGGGCACCTACGCGCTCTCGGCGGGCTATCACGACAAGTACTACAAGCAGGCCCAAGACGCCCGCGCGTGGGTCAAGCAGGACTTCGACGAGGCCTTCGAGTCGGTGGACGTGCTGGCCAGCCCCACGATGCCGACGCCGCCGTTCGAGGTTGGCGAGAGTCTGGACGACCCGCTCCAGATGTACCTCGCGGACGCCAACACGGTCCCGGCAAACCTCGCGGACCTGCCCGCGATTTCGGTTCCGGCGGGCGAAGTGGACGGCGGTCCGGTCGGAGTCCAGTTCGTCGGTCCGGCGTTCGGCGAGGAGGAGATAATCCGCGTCGGGAGCGCGGTCGAACAGTAG
- a CDS encoding flippase — protein MAVKDSLARGLKMTVLARAVHVLSNAVLMVLLTRFLLSPDEYGILFLALSVIGVARLFSDLGLAKSAARYVTEFKESDASQVPYVFETALKYRLLFIGIVGCALALGRNYIAGLIGEPAVAPLLLVGAVYLGFHSLSVFNSLLFQGFNCVSWSALVQVVNNVNRIIFAVLFVFVLGFGALGALLGYLVGAALAMVVGFGVLYKYFYSNYEKADEPEEGLSRRILEYSAPMMITRGAGVLNTKIDTILIGVLLNPAAVGFYTLAKQISSSLTVLAGSLGFSISPTYGEQKVNEQLDQAARMYRKTLEYTLLLYLPGAVGVIIVAEPTIRIVFGEAYLGAAPVLQVLGVYVVLRAVNQTTTKALDFLGRARVRAIAKGSTAVANFLLNLVLIPKLGVVGAAVATVITFGIYTFTNVFVMYSELPLDSKRLVRPVALVGVVTAGVGVPVLLATRYVSDVFSLVGVVLFGVAIWSVLAIRTGLLDISSTKSFLLSE, from the coding sequence ATGGCTGTGAAAGATAGCCTCGCCCGAGGACTGAAGATGACCGTGCTGGCGCGGGCCGTCCACGTCCTCTCGAACGCGGTCCTGATGGTCCTGCTGACCCGGTTCCTCCTCAGCCCCGACGAGTACGGTATCCTGTTTCTCGCGCTCTCTGTCATCGGAGTCGCGCGCCTGTTCAGCGACCTCGGTCTCGCCAAGTCCGCCGCCCGCTACGTGACGGAGTTCAAGGAGTCGGACGCCTCGCAGGTCCCGTACGTCTTCGAGACGGCGCTCAAGTACCGACTGCTGTTCATCGGCATCGTCGGTTGCGCCCTCGCGCTCGGCAGGAACTACATCGCCGGACTCATCGGCGAACCCGCGGTCGCACCGCTACTGCTCGTGGGCGCGGTGTACCTCGGGTTCCACTCGCTCAGCGTCTTCAACAGCCTGCTCTTTCAGGGGTTCAACTGCGTCTCGTGGAGTGCGCTCGTGCAGGTCGTGAACAACGTCAACCGAATTATCTTCGCGGTCCTGTTCGTCTTCGTTCTCGGATTCGGCGCGCTCGGTGCCCTCTTGGGGTATCTCGTCGGTGCCGCGCTGGCGATGGTCGTCGGCTTCGGCGTCCTCTACAAGTACTTCTACAGCAACTACGAGAAGGCCGACGAACCCGAGGAGGGCCTCTCCCGGCGGATTCTCGAATACAGCGCGCCGATGATGATTACTCGCGGGGCGGGCGTCCTCAACACGAAAATCGACACCATCCTCATCGGCGTCCTGCTCAATCCCGCCGCGGTCGGGTTCTACACGCTCGCCAAGCAGATTTCTTCGTCGCTCACCGTCCTCGCGGGGTCGCTCGGATTCTCCATCTCGCCGACCTACGGCGAGCAGAAGGTGAACGAGCAACTTGACCAGGCCGCCCGGATGTACCGGAAGACGCTGGAGTACACCCTGCTTCTGTATCTCCCCGGTGCGGTCGGCGTCATCATCGTGGCCGAACCGACGATTCGCATCGTCTTCGGCGAGGCGTACCTCGGCGCCGCGCCGGTCCTGCAGGTCCTCGGAGTCTACGTGGTCCTCAGAGCCGTCAACCAGACCACCACGAAGGCGCTGGACTTCCTCGGTCGGGCGCGCGTTCGGGCCATCGCGAAGGGTTCGACGGCAGTCGCCAACTTCCTGTTGAATCTCGTTCTCATCCCGAAACTCGGCGTCGTCGGGGCCGCCGTCGCGACCGTGATTACCTTCGGAATCTACACGTTCACTAACGTCTTCGTGATGTATTCGGAACTCCCGCTGGACTCGAAGCGACTGGTTCGGCCGGTCGCGCTCGTCGGCGTCGTCACGGCCGGGGTTGGCGTTCCGGTTCTCTTGGCTACTCGGTACGTCTCCGACGTGTTCTCGCTGGTCGGCGTGGTGCTGTTCGGCGTCGCCATCTGGTCCGTGCTGGCGATACGAACGGGCCTCTTAGATATCAGTTCGACCAAATCGTTCCTGCTGAGCGAGTAG
- a CDS encoding PHP domain-containing protein: MLSVELHAHSSLSYDGRDPVDLMLEQAAAVGLDALAVTDHDELSASLEAAEKAEEYGLVGIPGMEISSAAGHVLALGVSERVPAGLSFAETLDRIREQGGVAVVPHPFQKSRSGVMANIGKSELAEADAIEVYNSRLLTGRGNRKARRFAERRGLPQTAGSDAHISEMVGQAVTRIDADERSAAGILDAIRDGRTTVEGKRTPWHVSFRQAAGGAKRRVKNRLGELL, from the coding sequence GTGCTATCGGTCGAGCTTCACGCCCACTCGTCGCTGTCGTACGACGGCCGGGACCCCGTCGACCTCATGCTGGAGCAGGCCGCCGCGGTCGGACTCGACGCGCTGGCGGTCACCGACCACGACGAACTCTCGGCCAGTCTCGAAGCGGCCGAGAAGGCCGAGGAGTACGGACTCGTCGGGATTCCGGGGATGGAGATCAGTTCCGCGGCGGGACACGTCCTCGCGCTGGGGGTCTCCGAGCGGGTTCCCGCGGGCCTGTCGTTCGCCGAGACGCTCGACCGAATCCGCGAACAGGGCGGCGTCGCGGTCGTTCCTCACCCGTTCCAGAAGTCCCGGAGCGGCGTGATGGCCAACATCGGAAAATCGGAACTCGCCGAGGCTGACGCCATCGAAGTGTACAACTCCCGACTGCTGACCGGCCGGGGCAATCGGAAGGCCCGGCGGTTCGCCGAGCGCCGCGGTCTGCCCCAGACCGCCGGAAGCGACGCTCACATCAGCGAGATGGTCGGGCAGGCGGTCACGCGAATCGACGCCGACGAGCGCAGCGCCGCGGGCATCCTCGACGCCATCCGCGACGGCCGGACGACCGTCGAGGGCAAGCGCACTCCGTGGCACGTCAGCTTTCGGCAGGCCGCGGGCGGGGCCAAACGCCGGGTGAAGAACCGACTCGGCGAACTCCTCTGA
- the gatC gene encoding Asp-tRNA(Asn)/Glu-tRNA(Gln) amidotransferase subunit GatC, with protein MSDTSPGPEEVRHVADLARVGLDDDEVEKFTDQFADILDYFETLDEVPEVDREADLVNVMREDEVRESLSQEEALANAPETEDGYFKGPNVS; from the coding sequence ATGAGCGACACGTCTCCCGGTCCCGAGGAGGTCCGTCACGTCGCCGACCTCGCCCGCGTCGGACTCGACGACGACGAGGTCGAGAAGTTCACCGACCAGTTCGCGGACATCCTCGACTACTTCGAGACGCTCGACGAGGTGCCCGAGGTCGACCGCGAGGCCGACCTCGTGAACGTCATGCGCGAGGACGAGGTCCGAGAGAGCCTGAGCCAAGAGGAGGCGCTGGCGAACGCACCCGAGACCGAGGACGGCTACTTCAAGGGGCCGAACGTCTCGTAA
- a CDS encoding universal stress protein — MTRVLVPVAVLEGESVSTGLTDLLGTADVTVLGYHVLPEQTPPDQARLQYEDRATEALEDLAAEFRQAGASVDHRLVFTHDRDQTVDRVADEIDARAYAITGATGPVERLLVPLTGDVAVERILSFVTDLVGGRDVGVTLFRAADEETVENRASLEEAAETLAAAGIDARTELATGVDPFEALVDAVAGHDAVVMGEQAPSLRSLVFGEETERVAAETVGPVLVVRRDE; from the coding sequence ATGACGCGCGTACTCGTTCCCGTGGCCGTGCTGGAGGGCGAGTCGGTCTCGACCGGCCTGACCGACCTGCTCGGCACCGCGGACGTGACGGTCTTGGGCTACCACGTCCTGCCCGAACAGACGCCACCCGACCAGGCCCGCCTCCAGTACGAGGACCGCGCCACCGAGGCGCTCGAGGACCTCGCCGCGGAGTTCCGCCAAGCGGGGGCAAGCGTCGACCACCGACTCGTGTTCACCCACGACCGGGACCAGACCGTCGACCGGGTCGCCGACGAAATCGACGCGCGAGCGTACGCCATCACCGGGGCGACCGGCCCGGTCGAACGCCTGCTCGTCCCGCTGACCGGCGACGTCGCCGTCGAGCGCATCCTATCGTTCGTGACCGACTTGGTCGGCGGCCGCGACGTAGGCGTGACGTTGTTTCGCGCCGCCGACGAGGAGACTGTCGAGAATCGGGCGTCGCTCGAGGAGGCCGCCGAAACGCTCGCCGCGGCGGGCATCGACGCTCGGACCGAACTCGCGACCGGCGTCGACCCGTTCGAGGCGCTCGTCGACGCCGTGGCGGGCCACGACGCCGTCGTCATGGGCGAGCAAGCACCGTCGCTCCGGTCGCTGGTGTTCGGCGAGGAGACCGAACGAGTCGCCGCCGAGACGGTCGGGCCGGTACTCGTGGTTCGTCGCGACGAGTAG